The nucleotide sequence CAAATTTTCGCTGAAGCACCTTATCTGCATATTGCTTTGAGATCGCAACCGTATCATCGGTGCTGTACGAATCGATCACGATAAGCTCATCGGCAAAAGCTACCGATTTAAGGGCGTCTTCTATATATGACGCCTCGTTAAAAGCAGGGATTATAACAGTGATCAACGGCATAGTGCAAACTTAGTAAATAACTTTATCTTTGCATCAAACCACGAAGCGCCCCTTATGAGCAATACCTGTAGAATTTGCGGAAATACTGAAGACAATACCAAGTATACCGCACGCGAGATGATGTATGGTTCAAGGAAGGAATTCGGGTATTTTCAATGTGACAGCTGCGATTGCCTGCAAATTGAGACTATTCCGGAAAATATGGATACGTACTACCCGGAGGATTATTACAGTTTCGACAAATATGACGGAAAGAAATTCGAAGGTCTCAAAGGGGCAATAAAAAAGAGTCAGTATAAGGCTGCTGCCCTTAGTGGGAGCTGTTATCAGAAAACACTTGGGAAGCTCTTCGGAAAAAAAGAATACGATATTTTTAACGATCTGGAAGTTACTCAAACCACAAGGATCCTTGATGTGGGCTGTGGAAACGGCCGTAATTTTCTATATCCTCTTGCCGAAGTTGGCTTTACCAATGTAAGTGGTTGCGACCCTTATCTGGAAGAAACGATTGCGTATGGCAACGGACTCACCATAGAAAACGTAAGTGTGGTTGATATGGAAGGAAACTTCGAAATTATCACCTACCACCATGCCTTCGAACACCTTGAACGACCGTTGCTAAATCTTGAAAAAGTTTACGAACTGCTAACAGACAATGGGGTATGTATAATTAGAATTCCAACGGTTTCTTCTCACGCCTGGGAACATTACGGAACCGATTGGGTGCAATTGGATGCTCCAAGACACTTTTTCCTGTATTCCATAAAAAGTATGGAGATTCTCGCTCAAAAAACCGGCTTCGAGATCTATAATGTCGAATTCGATTCAACACATTTCCAATTCACCGGAAGTGAGAAATACCGGAATGATATTCCGTTGTCCGACCCCAAATCGAAAGGTTTGTTAGATTCTATTCAGAGAAAATTCGACGAATACAACTACGGCTTGCAGGCCAATAAGCTCAATAAGGACGATTTTGGCGATCAGGCAGCCTTTTATTTAAGGAAGAAATAGGCTTATCTTTGCCTCCTATGCAAGCGATAGATACTTCCATAATTATAAGCACCTACAACTCACCTGTATGGCTGGAAAAGGTCCTGTATGGTTATAACAACCAAACTTATCGCAGGTTCGAGATCGTTATTGCCGATGACGGTTCAAAACCGGAAACGGGGCAGTTAATTGAACGATTAAGAAAAGAAGTGTTTTTTCCAATCGAGCATGTTTGGCATGAAGACAATGGGTTTCAAAAGTCACAGATTCTCAATAAAGCCATCATTGCGTGCAACACATCCTATATTATCATGAGTGACGGCGATTGCATTCCGCGGAAGGATTTTGTGGAGCAGCATGTAAAATACCGGGAGGAAGGATATTTTTTAAGCGGAGGCTATTTTATGCTGCCAAGGACTATTTCTGAAAGGATCACCAAAGAAGACATTTATACCGAAAAATGCTTTGATGTTAGCTGGTTAAAGCAACATGGGCTTAAATCCTCCTTTAAAAACAACAAGCTCAATTCAGGAAATCTAAAAGCCGGAATTCTAAATGCCATTACACCTACTAATGCCAGTTGGAACGGACATAATGCTTCAGGTTGGAAGGAGGATATTATCGCGGTCAATGGCTTCGATGAACGTATGCAGTATGGCGGACAAGACAGGGAACTGGGAGAACGCCTTGTAAATTATGGCTTGAAAAGCAAACAAATTCGCTACAATGCGGTAGTCATTCATCTGGATCATCCCAGAGGATATAAGAATCAGGAGTCTATTGATAAAAACAGGGCAATTCGTAAGGCAACAAGGGAAGAGCAAAAAAAATGGACCCCCTATGGAATCGTTAAAAAAGAAGCTTCAGTTTGAGCACAGTATCGGTCATCGTTTCTACTTATAACCAGCCGCAGTGGTTGCAAAAAGCCCTATGGGGATTCCGGCATCAAACACATAAGACCTTTGAGTTAATTATCGCAGACGATGGTTCTTCCGAAGAAACCACCGACCTTATTACTGAATTTCAGAAAAACTCATCGTTAACTATTCAGCACGTATGGCAGGAGGACAAGGGATTCCGGAAAACCAGGATCCTCAATAAGGCGATCGTTGCATCCACCGGCGAATATTTGATCTTTACCGATGGGGATTGCATTCCGAGGAACGATCTTGTTGCCCGGCACCTTAAGCACCGGAAACAGCAGTGTTTTCTATCGGGTGGGTATTTTAAATTACCATTGGATATTTCCGAAGCGATCACAGAAAATGATATTGAAACACAACGCTGTTTTGATGTTAACTGGTTGGTTGATGTGGGACTTAAAAAGACCTTTAAAACCAGGAAGTTAAATTCCTATGGGCTTTCAGAAAAGCTCTTAAACACATTTACGCCAACTAAAGCTACCTGGGACGGGAATAATGCATCTGGATGGCGGACAGATATTCTGGATGTAAATGGTTTTGATGAGCGCATGCAGTATGGGGGCGAGGACAGGGAACTTGGTGAGCGACTTATCAACAACGGAATTAAACCCGTACAGGTAAGATATAGCGCGATTACCCTTCATTTAGACCATCCCCGGGGTTATGTTACCGACGACATGCTTGAAAAAAACAAGCAGATTCGCAAAGAGACCAAACGACAAAAGCGCGTTTGGACATCCTTCGGGATAAAAAAAAATGATTAATTTTTGCGATATGCGCCTATTTTCCAGTAGCGCAGCTCTTCGTCTGTAGTGACTGTCGTAAAGTCCAGTTCGGTTAATTTCGTATTTTCCTTAAAATACTCCCAGCAGCCGGTTCCTTCGCGATAAATAGAAGTAATAATGAGTCCGTTAGGGTTGAGATGATCCAGCATTTGGTTAAGTACCTTTTCCTTTTCTGAATCGTGAATATAGTAAAAGGCTTCGTTAAAGACGATCACATCAAAATTTCGTGATGGAGTATAGCCAATGATATCTGCCGTTATGAATTCTGAGTTTCGAAACTCTTTTGCTATCGCTTTTTTAATCGATTCTTTCGAAAAATCCAAACCCAGAAAATAACTGAATTCGTAATCACCCATTCGCTGATTAAGGACGCCGTCTCCACAACCAATATCGAGGATCGTTGGGGTTTGTGGTGCATATTCCTTTAGATAATCAATGATCTGATGATATCGTTTCGCCTCTTTTTCACTTTGTAAACTATCCCAACGTCCTTTTTTGTACTGTTTATTCCAGCGTTGTTTTCGGCGCCAATGGTGAAATTTGTCGAGGATGTTCATACTATTTTTCAGCCGATTTTAAATGATGTGCCAGAAATGGTTTTAATTTCTGAAGAATTAACTCCGGGCCCAATTGCCGGTAAAGCGATTCAGGATCTTCTTCGATCTTACGTCGTTCTTCTAACGTAAAGCTACTGAAAAGATCGGGTTTTTCTTCCAATAAATGAACAGATTCGTGGGTTTTACCGTCTTCAAAACTGCACCAGTGTTCTTTGTTCACATAAGGGGAGTAGATGGTAAATGTAGGTTTGTGAAGTGCTTTGGTGATATGAACACTTCCGCCTTCATTGGCAACCAACAGATCACATTGATTCATTAATTGTATAAATCCGCGGATAGAATCTTCATAAATACTAAGATCGATCTGTTCTTTGTCCCGGCACATGTCATAGACCTTTAAAGCTTCCGTTTTTTGATGAGGGGCATAATTAAATAGGAGGGTACACGTATAGGTTGCCGTAATATAATCGATGAGTGTCGCGATATATTCGTAGGGCATGGATTTTTGAGGGGTGCTCCCCAGAACGCCCAGCATTAGGACCGGCGGACGTAAATGCGATGCACCTGAGTATTTTTTTTCTTCGGAAGTGAGAAATATTCTAGGTTCATGATCGGCTTGTGATAAAGGAAATACCGAAGTGATCATATTAATTCGGTCTTCGATCGCTTTTCCGCAGTCTTTCGTTCGGTTTTTCAGAAAACTTATGGGATGTGTGTAGAAGGGAAGCTTTAAGTCTTTATGAGCGCGTTTCAGTCCGATACGATACTCAGCCCCAGAAAACAAGCACATCATCCGGCTTTGAAACTTGGCGTAGGGATCGAAGATTATGTCGTATTTAGCCTTTCGGACCTCTCGTATCGCTTTAAAAAGATTTGGTAGTTTCTTCAGCTCTTTGTCATTGGCCGAAATGATCTCGTCTATATTGGGATTATTTTGAAGCACCCCGGTCGTATAATCGTAGACAAAGTAGGTGATATGGCTCTTCGGAAATACTTTTTTTATGTTGTTGGCAATGACCGAGCTAATGAGCACGTCGCCAATTCTTTTGTTCTGTATTACGAGTATTTTCTTCAGTTGCATTACCTTCGCAAAGTATCTCTTTTTTTGAAGTTATTAAAATTTAACATGGCGAAAACGGTTGTGGTGCATTCAGATTTCAAGGCCTTGGGTTCCCAATTGCAGGAAGCGATTTCCGGCTTTGATGCGAATATTGATTTTGTGACCAAAGGCGAACGCAATGTGATCAAAAAAGTGAGTATAGGTGACTCTGTGTTTACTATTAAACGTTTTAAGGAGCCGGGAATTTTTAATGCTTTGGTATACCAGTTTCTTCGGAAGAGCAAGGCAAAACGGTCGTTTGAGTACGCTATAAGGCTAATTGATCTGGGAATTAATACGCCAAGGCCGGTGGCTTATTTTGAAAGATTTTCCTTCGGATTAAAAGACAGCTATTACATTAGCGAACATATAGCATACGATCTCGATTTCAGAGTCTTAAATCACAATCCCGAATATCCAAACCGGGATGAGATCTTACGACAAGTAGCTGCGTTTACTTTTAAATTGCATGAGAACAATGTGAATTTTCTGGATCACTCTCCGGGAAATACACTTATAAAGGTTAGCGGAGAAGGGCAATTCGATTTTTATCTCATCGATCTTAACCGCATGCGTTTCGAACCCATGGATCTGGATGCCAGGATGAAGAATTTCAGAAGATTATGGCTATCAAAACGGATGATCAATGTCATGGCAGCAGCGTATGCCCAACTTTCGGGACATTCCCAATCCAAGATTCATGAGTTGATGACAAAGTACAGCCGACAATTTCAGAAGAAAGTGAATTCAAAGAAGATCAGAAAGCGCAAAAAGAACAAACTGCATTAAACCGCAACATCGTATTCGCGCAAGGCATCGTTTAACGAAGTCTTTTTATTGGTACTCTCCTTTCGTTTGCCGATGATAAGCGCACAACTCACTTGAAATTCTCCAGCAGGAAACTGTTTTGTATAACTTCCGGGAATCACCACAGAACGCGAAGGCACCAATCCTTTCATCTCTTTCGGACTGTCACCGGTAACATCTATGATCTTGGTAGAGGCAGTAAGAACCACATTGGCACCCAAAACCGCTTCCTTTTCAACCCTAACGCCTTCGACGACTATAGAACGGGAGCCAATAAACGCATTGTCTTCAATGATAACAGGTGCGGCCTGAAGTGGCTCGAGTACCCCGCCAATACCAACACCTCCACTTAAATGCACGTTCTTCCCAATCTGAGCACAACTACCTACCGTTGCCCAGGTATCGACCATAGTGCCTTCATCAACAAAAGCGCCAATATTCACGTAACTCGGCATCATGATCACTCCTTTAGAAATATAAGCACCGTAACGGGCAACAGCATGAGGCACTACTCGTATCCCTTTGGCTTCATAGCCACTCTTCAACGGAATTTTATCGTGATACTCAAAGATACCCGCTTCCATGGTTTCCATCTTCTGTATAGGAAAATAGAGAACGACAGCTTTTTTCACCCATTCGTTTACCTGCCATCCGCTGGCAGTGGGCTCGGCACAACGCAGCACGCCTTCATCACAGAGTTTTACGACTTCCCGGATCGCAGCTATGGTTTCGGTATTAGTTAATAAGGAGCGGTCGTCCCATGCTTTATTGATTTGTTCCTGAAGTTGTTTCATAGCTGTTCTACGTATATGTTAAATTATTTTTGGACTAAAAGGCTCAAAGGCTCAAAGGCTCAAAGGCTCAAAAATGCAAAGATGCAATGTCTCAAAGTCTTAAAGATTCAAAGTGATAGGTTAAGTAATTAATCATTTTATTAGATATTCACAACTCCCTACCGACTTCTGACCTCTGACTTCCGACTTCTGACCTCTGACTTCCGACTTCCGACTTCCGACTTCCGTCTTCCGTCTTCCGTCTTCCGTCTTCCGTCTTCCGTCTTCCGACGTCTCACGTCTAAACCTAGCTGCAAAGATAAGGCTCCCTCTTAATTCAGCTTTATTTTTAGCATACTATTTTGCAAACCCTTATTTTTGCCGATGAAATGGGACGTGTATTAGCCATAGATTTTGGGACCAAACGCTGCGGAATTGCTGTAACCGATGAGCTTCAGTTAATTGCTTCGGGGTTGACTACAGTAGAGCGGAAAGACATGATGGATTTTTTGAGTGATTATCTCATTTCAGAAGAAGTGGAGCTGATCCTTATTGGGGAACCCAAACAAAAAGACGGTAGTCCGAGTGATGTAGAAGAACATATTCTTAAATTCATAAAGAAATTTTCTGAAGCCTTTCCGAAGCAGGAGATCTTAAGAGTAGACGAACGGTACACCAGTAAAATGGCCTTTCAGACGATGATCGACAGCGGACTCAAAAAAAAGCAAAGACAAAACAAAGCACTGCTCGACGAGATTAGTGCCACTATAATTTTGCAGGAATACCTGTATAATAAATAGACTTGAAAATGATACTACCCATTGTAGCTTATGGCGACCCGGTTCTAAGAAAGGAAGCAACCGAAATTGATGCCGATTATCCGAAACTGGATACTCTAATTGAAAATATGTTCGACACCATGTACGGTGCACGAGGTATCGGACTTGCAGCACCTCAAATAGGATTACCTATCCGGCTGTTTATAGTAGATGCATCACCTTTTGAGGATGACGAAGACCTTTCGGAGGAAGAGCAAGAGTTTGTTTCAACCTTTAAAAAAGTGTTTATCAATGCCCGTATTCTGGAAGAAGATGGAGACGAATGGGCATTTAATGAAGGGTGTTTAAGTATTCCCGAGATCAATGAGGATGTCTTCAGAAAACCCAAAGTGACCATCGAGTATTACGACGAGAACTTTAAAAAGTATACCGACACCTTTGAAGGGATCGTTGCCCGTATCATTCAGCATGAATACGATCATATAGAAGGAATTTTGTTTACCGACAAACTATCGGTTCTTAAAAAGCGTTTAATAAAGGGGAAACTTGCCAATATTTCGAAAGGAAAGATCGACGTTAAGTACCGAATGAAATTTCCTATGGCTAAAAAGAAACGTTAACACCTTTGGTAAAATAATGCAAAGCATGCATATTTGCACCTTTATTTTGAAATTGAAAATTACTCGCTTTAATCAGGAGCACATACTATGAGTTTAGAGAAAATATTATCCATTGCCGGGAAACCCGGATTATATCAATTAAAAGCACAAACCCGTGGCGGATTTCTGGCTGAATCGTTGTTGGACGGAAAGAAGATAAGTGTGAGTACCCGCCATAACGTGAGTTTACTTTCGGAGATCGCCATTTATACCCTTACAGAAGAAGTACCGCTGCGCGAAGTTTTTTCTAAAATTGCTGAAAAGGAAGATAAAGGTCAGGCGATTAGTCATAAAGCTCCTAAGATCGAGCTTGAAGAATATTTCTTTGAAATATTACCCGATTACGACGAAGACCGTGTTTATGCCAGCGATATTAAAAAAGTAGTGCAATGGTATAATTTGCTTCAAAAGAACGGAATTACCGATTTCTCCGAAAGTGAAGCCGACACTTCCGAAGAAGAATAGGAACCTCTGGAAAAGGCATCTGCTGTTAATCCTTTTTAATAACTCTTTTTATTTCTGAATGGCTTTTCAATTAGCTTTGTTGCTATGAATTCCAGAAAAGACCAACTAAAGGCCATAGACCGCTTACTCACTATCATGGATGAGTTAAGGAAGCAATGTCCGTGGGATAAGAAACAAACCATGCTAAGCCTTCGGCATCTCACCATCGAAGAGACCTATGAGCTGGGTGATGCCATTCTCGATAATGATCTTCAAGAAGTAAAGAAAGAACTGGGCGATCTGTTATTACACATTATTTTTTATGCTAAAATAGGTAGTGAAACCAATGATTTTGATATAGCCGAGGTCGCCAACGATATCTGTGAAAAGTTAATTTCCCGTCACCCGCATATCTATGGCGATGTGACGGTTAAGGATGAAGAAGAGGTAAAGCAGAACTGGGAAAATCTAAAACTTAAGGAAGGTAAAAAAAGTGTGCTGGAAGGCGTACCTAAATCTTTGCCGGCCTTAGTTAAGGCAAACCGTATCCAGGATAAGGTTGCCGGTGTAGGTTTCGATTGGGAAGAGCCGCAGCAGGTATTTGAAAAATTAAAGGAAGAGTTGGAAGAATTGCAGCATGAAGTAAATGAAGGCAATGAAAAAAAGATCGAAGAAGAATTTGGCGATGTGTTGTTCTCAATGATCAATTATGCTCGCTTTCTCAAGGTAGACCCGGAAAATGCGCTTGAGCGAACCAATAAAAAATTCATAAAGCGTTTTCAATATCTCGAATCCAAAGCCAAGGGACAGGGGAAAGCCATGAAGGATATGACATTGGCCGAAATGGATGTGTACTGGGAAGAAGCGAAGCGATTATAATAGGAACATGAGGCTGGAAGTTTGAAGTGCGAAGTTTCCTTTCATCCAACTCCCTAATCCCGACTTCCGTCTCCCGACTTCCGTCTTCTATAGACTCATCACAATTAGCCTATCAGAAATTTCGAGTTCCTTAAATCCAAAATTCTTCTTGATCCAATTCAGATTTTCTTTCGAATAAAAAATAACATGAGTTGGGTCGTCCTTGTAATACCAATCTTTAAAGTGATTTAAATCCGGTAACAAATGGGTCATTCCATACAATGTTCCACCCGGATGTAAAAGGTTTTTCAGGCGTTGAAATTCTGTAAATGGATCGTGAAAATGTTCGATCACTTCACAACAGATAATAAAATCGAACATTTTGTTGAGTACCGAAGGATCCGGATAAAAAAAAGGGTCGTATAATGCTATATTAAATCCTTTTTCAGATAGCAGTTTAGCGATCACCGGTCCGGGACCGGCACCAAAATCAAGCCCGAAATGCCTGGGAGTTCGATCGGATGATATTCGATCGACTACCGGAGCTACAAAAGCTCGATAACCCGGGTCGTTTATGTCATTCTCATGAAGCAAATAGCGCTCCTTTTCTTCTGTAGGAGTTGGGAAAGCTTCAGGATGTTTAAATATGGATCCACATTGGGAACATTTCAGAAAAAGAATCGATTTGTCTTCTAATACCTGTTCTGTAGCATTACTATGGCACAACAGACAGCCCGACATACACTAGGCGTTTCGCGCCGACTTGATCTTAGAAAGTTTTTCCTTCCAGACTTCTAGCTGTTCTTTGTGCTTGGCAATGTTCTTGCGAACTTCCTTCACCAATGGATTGTTCGAATCTGCATTCTGAAAGAAGCCCAAATTATTCTCTAACTGGCGAATCTCACCTTTTACTTCACCAATTTTCTTTGAAATAAAGAACTGCTCATTCTGTAGTTTTCGTTCATCCTCCTGAGATACGATGGCATCCAATTTATTCTCGAATTTAATAAGCTCTGTTTCCTTCTTACTTAAATTCAATTTTTCGAAGAGTCCATCCAGTTTCTGATTGAATTTTTTCTGGATGTTCTTCTTGTTATAAGGAACCCTGCCAACTTCTTTCCAAGCTGATATATGTTCCTTAATAGTTTTTAGATCGGCTTCATTATCGCCTGTCAATTCAAGTTTATCGATGGCATCAAGCATTTTTTGCTTAGCTTCGAAATTGGCGATCTCTTCTTTATTGGCCTCATTCTTGGAGGCGTGCAATCGGTTAAAATAGTGGTTGCAAGCCGCTTTAAATTGTTTCCACACCTTGTCGCTGTCCTTTCGGGGCACATGACCAATTTTTTTCCAATCACTCTGAATCTTCTTCATCAAGGAAGTGACTTCATTAAAATCCTCACTATCCTTATTGGCTTCAGCGATCTTTATTAGCTCCCGCTTTTTCTCAAGATTGCTGTATTGCTCTTTCTTTTGGTTCTTATAAAAGGAATTTTTCTCCCTGTTAAAATTTCGAGTAACTTCCTTAAAGGCATTCCAGATTTCCTTTGTGTTAGAACGAGGTACCTTCCCCGATTCAAAATAAGCATCTCTCAACTCCTGAACTTTTTTAATAGCGTTTTGCCAGGCCTGATGACTACTGTTCGTATTTTTAGTTACTTCGGCTATTTCCTCAATAAGTTGCTTCTTCTTTTCCAGATTGGTTTCGAAGTGCTTTTCTTGTTCTTTGAGGTAATCCTGACGTTTATCGTGTACAATTTTGGTAGCAGCACTAAACTTATCCCAAACTTCGTCGCGGAATTCTTTGGCGACAGGACCAATTTCTTCCTTCCACATTTTGTGGAGCATTTGTAGTTCCCTGAAGGCCTTATTCACATTTTCTTCCTGCCCCAGTTCTTCGGCTCTGCCTATGAGTTTTAGTTTTTGTTCGAGATTGTGCTTAAAATCCAGATCCCTGAATTCACGGTTTAAGTGCAGGAAGTCATAAAAATTCTCAACATGATGATGATAGGTGTTCCAAACTATATTGTATTTATCACGCGGAATGGCACCGGCGACATGCCAGCGCTCCTGTATATCTTTAAAATGTTTGTAAGTGGTGTTTATATTCTCTTCAGCGTTTAACAAGCCCTTGAGTTCCTCGATCAATTCCAGCCTTTTGTTGAGGTTGGCTTGAAGGTCATTTTTTAAACTCTTATAGTAGTTGTTACGCTTTTCCTTATAATCGAAATATAAGGAACTAAATTCCTTTTTTAAAGGTGTAGTGTAATAGAAGTCGATAATATTGCCACCTTCTGCAAGGAACTCTTCTTTCTTGTGCTCTAATTCTTCATTGAATTTCGCATTGAATTCGGCACGAATCTCCTCTACCTCATTCTTTATATGCTGAACAGCCTTATTCTTTAATAAAGACTGTAGTTCGGCGATAAGCTCCTTTTTTGAAAGTGCGTGGTAGTCCTTTTCATCTTCGGTTTCTTCACTATCGCTATCATCGTCATCATCATCAGAAGAAGCAATTTCTTCCTCCTCTTCGTCATCCACCTCTTCCTCTTCGTCAACCTTTTTTTCTTCGGTATTAACATTGGAAGATGCTTCTGTAGTTTCAGTAGCTATTTGTTCGGCTGTTATTGTAATCTCCTCCCGGGGAGTTTCTTCGGAAGTGGTGACCGACTCGTCCCGAGTCTTTTTTTCAGAAGAGGGTGCTGCCTCATCCGATGCTTTTTCTTCAACAAGACTTTCAGAAGTTTCTGCTTTATTCTCTTCCTTATTGATCTCAGTTTCTGCTTCGGGAGTTTCGGAGATTTCTTTTTCTTTCGGTGCTTTTTTGTCTGACATTTATTTCAATGTTAAGGTTCGTATTCTAATTGTGTCAAGATACTAACTAGTGGGGAGATACCAAAAATAGCACCTTTATTTTAAGAAAATAATGCTCTTTTTTAGGATTTCCAGATGCTCCAGGATTTTTTTGCCTGAAATTCCAGCATTTTCAAACCGTTTTGAACTCTTGCTCCCTGTATGAAGCCTCGTTTTAAAAATTCAGATTCACTGGGATTGTAGATGAGATCATACAACACATGATTCTTGCCTAAAAATTGATAGGGTAGCTTAGGACACTCCAGAATATTAGGATAAGTACCCAAGGGCGTACAATTTACAATGAGACAATGTGACTCGATCACATCCCTCGTAAGCTTAGAATAGGGTAGGGTCCATTCCTTTTTACCACGGGAGACCACTAGGTATTTAAATTCCATGGCTTTCAGGACATATTCTATGGCCCTTGAGGCACCACCACTTCCTAAAATGAGTGCCGTTTTGTGCTTTAACGGCAATAAATCGGATAGCGTTTTGGCAAAGCCATAATGATCTGTATTATAACCCACTAAAGTTCCATCTGCCAGAATCTTTATAGTATTGACAGCGCCAATTTTTTGAGCTTCCTTATCGACCCGGTCTAATAGCGGAATTACTTCTGTCTTATAGGGAATAGTAACATTAAGCCCTTTAAGGTCGGAGTGTTTTCTTACGATCTCCGGAAGTAAACCGATATTCTCAATATCGAAATTCACATAACTGTCTTTTCGCTCTTCCTTTTCGAACTTAGTTGTAAAAAAGGTTTTTGAAAATGAATAGCCAATATCACGACCAATTAATCCGTATTTAGCCATTTGTACTTGTCCTCGATTTATGGTACCAATCTAAGCTTAAAACTATGAGGGTTCCTATAATAATAAATAAAATTGCTAACATTGTTTCGTTCGAGAGTTCGGTGGGCCAATACCTGTCGTAACCTTTAATAATTTCTCTGCCGTTAGCGTCCATTCGCACCTGACCTTCAGCATCCAGTTCGAGTAATTTTTCTTTCCATGGCCAAACCACACCAAGTGATCCGGCGATAAACCCAATGATAACCGCGTAGGTTGCTTTTTTGTAGCGCTTTAAGACATACGCCAATAGGTGAGAAAGTGAAACCAAACCCACTAGGGAGCCTAAGGAAAAGACACCTAGTACTTTTAACAATTCCATTTGTTCAGCATCATTTACAAAGCTAAAATCGAATTGAAGAAGTGCAGTAATTGTATCGAACAATGCATTCACCGAATCTACCAGCAGCAACACATAATTTCCAAACAATATG is from Constantimarinum furrinae and encodes:
- the def gene encoding peptide deformylase gives rise to the protein MILPIVAYGDPVLRKEATEIDADYPKLDTLIENMFDTMYGARGIGLAAPQIGLPIRLFIVDASPFEDDEDLSEEEQEFVSTFKKVFINARILEEDGDEWAFNEGCLSIPEINEDVFRKPKVTIEYYDENFKKYTDTFEGIVARIIQHEYDHIEGILFTDKLSVLKKRLIKGKLANISKGKIDVKYRMKFPMAKKKR
- the ruvX gene encoding Holliday junction resolvase RuvX — encoded protein: MGRVLAIDFGTKRCGIAVTDELQLIASGLTTVERKDMMDFLSDYLISEEVELILIGEPKQKDGSPSDVEEHILKFIKKFSEAFPKQEILRVDERYTSKMAFQTMIDSGLKKKQRQNKALLDEISATIILQEYLYNK
- a CDS encoding glycosyltransferase family 2 protein; amino-acid sequence: MQAIDTSIIISTYNSPVWLEKVLYGYNNQTYRRFEIVIADDGSKPETGQLIERLRKEVFFPIEHVWHEDNGFQKSQILNKAIIACNTSYIIMSDGDCIPRKDFVEQHVKYREEGYFLSGGYFMLPRTISERITKEDIYTEKCFDVSWLKQHGLKSSFKNNKLNSGNLKAGILNAITPTNASWNGHNASGWKEDIIAVNGFDERMQYGGQDRELGERLVNYGLKSKQIRYNAVVIHLDHPRGYKNQESIDKNRAIRKATREEQKKWTPYGIVKKEASV
- a CDS encoding lipopolysaccharide kinase InaA family protein, with translation MAKTVVVHSDFKALGSQLQEAISGFDANIDFVTKGERNVIKKVSIGDSVFTIKRFKEPGIFNALVYQFLRKSKAKRSFEYAIRLIDLGINTPRPVAYFERFSFGLKDSYYISEHIAYDLDFRVLNHNPEYPNRDEILRQVAAFTFKLHENNVNFLDHSPGNTLIKVSGEGQFDFYLIDLNRMRFEPMDLDARMKNFRRLWLSKRMINVMAAAYAQLSGHSQSKIHELMTKYSRQFQKKVNSKKIRKRKKNKLH
- a CDS encoding glycosyltransferase family 9 protein, which encodes MQLKKILVIQNKRIGDVLISSVIANNIKKVFPKSHITYFVYDYTTGVLQNNPNIDEIISANDKELKKLPNLFKAIREVRKAKYDIIFDPYAKFQSRMMCLFSGAEYRIGLKRAHKDLKLPFYTHPISFLKNRTKDCGKAIEDRINMITSVFPLSQADHEPRIFLTSEEKKYSGASHLRPPVLMLGVLGSTPQKSMPYEYIATLIDYITATYTCTLLFNYAPHQKTEALKVYDMCRDKEQIDLSIYEDSIRGFIQLMNQCDLLVANEGGSVHITKALHKPTFTIYSPYVNKEHWCSFEDGKTHESVHLLEEKPDLFSSFTLEERRKIEEDPESLYRQLGPELILQKLKPFLAHHLKSAEK
- a CDS encoding glycosyltransferase family 2 protein; the encoded protein is MSTVSVIVSTYNQPQWLQKALWGFRHQTHKTFELIIADDGSSEETTDLITEFQKNSSLTIQHVWQEDKGFRKTRILNKAIVASTGEYLIFTDGDCIPRNDLVARHLKHRKQQCFLSGGYFKLPLDISEAITENDIETQRCFDVNWLVDVGLKKTFKTRKLNSYGLSEKLLNTFTPTKATWDGNNASGWRTDILDVNGFDERMQYGGEDRELGERLINNGIKPVQVRYSAITLHLDHPRGYVTDDMLEKNKQIRKETKRQKRVWTSFGIKKND
- a CDS encoding DUF5606 family protein, giving the protein MSLEKILSIAGKPGLYQLKAQTRGGFLAESLLDGKKISVSTRHNVSLLSEIAIYTLTEEVPLREVFSKIAEKEDKGQAISHKAPKIELEEYFFEILPDYDEDRVYASDIKKVVQWYNLLQKNGITDFSESEADTSEEE
- a CDS encoding class I SAM-dependent methyltransferase, with protein sequence MNILDKFHHWRRKQRWNKQYKKGRWDSLQSEKEAKRYHQIIDYLKEYAPQTPTILDIGCGDGVLNQRMGDYEFSYFLGLDFSKESIKKAIAKEFRNSEFITADIIGYTPSRNFDVIVFNEAFYYIHDSEKEKVLNQMLDHLNPNGLIITSIYREGTGCWEYFKENTKLTELDFTTVTTDEELRYWKIGAYRKN
- a CDS encoding class I SAM-dependent methyltransferase, which codes for MSNTCRICGNTEDNTKYTAREMMYGSRKEFGYFQCDSCDCLQIETIPENMDTYYPEDYYSFDKYDGKKFEGLKGAIKKSQYKAAALSGSCYQKTLGKLFGKKEYDIFNDLEVTQTTRILDVGCGNGRNFLYPLAEVGFTNVSGCDPYLEETIAYGNGLTIENVSVVDMEGNFEIITYHHAFEHLERPLLNLEKVYELLTDNGVCIIRIPTVSSHAWEHYGTDWVQLDAPRHFFLYSIKSMEILAQKTGFEIYNVEFDSTHFQFTGSEKYRNDIPLSDPKSKGLLDSIQRKFDEYNYGLQANKLNKDDFGDQAAFYLRKK
- a CDS encoding 2,3,4,5-tetrahydropyridine-2,6-dicarboxylate N-succinyltransferase, translated to MKQLQEQINKAWDDRSLLTNTETIAAIREVVKLCDEGVLRCAEPTASGWQVNEWVKKAVVLYFPIQKMETMEAGIFEYHDKIPLKSGYEAKGIRVVPHAVARYGAYISKGVIMMPSYVNIGAFVDEGTMVDTWATVGSCAQIGKNVHLSGGVGIGGVLEPLQAAPVIIEDNAFIGSRSIVVEGVRVEKEAVLGANVVLTASTKIIDVTGDSPKEMKGLVPSRSVVIPGSYTKQFPAGEFQVSCALIIGKRKESTNKKTSLNDALREYDVAV